In a single window of the Mauremys reevesii isolate NIE-2019 linkage group 3, ASM1616193v1, whole genome shotgun sequence genome:
- the ID2 gene encoding DNA-binding protein inhibitor ID-2, translating to MKAFSPVRSVRKNSLSEHTLGISRSKTPMDDPMSLLYNMNDCYSKLKELVPSIPQNKKVSKMEILQHVIDYILDLQIALDSHPSIVSLHHQRPGPNPSSRTPLTTLNTDISILSLQASEFPSELMSNDSKALCG from the exons ATGAAAGCTTTCAGTCCTGTGAGATCCGTCAGGAAAAACAGCCTCTCTGAACACACCCTGGGAATATCCCGGAGCAAAACCCCCATGGATGATCCTATGAGTTTGCTTTACAACATGAACGACTGCTACTCCAAACTGAAAGAGCTAGTGCCCAGCATCCCTCAGAACAAGAAAGTGAGCAAGATGGAAATCCTGCAGCACGTTATTGACTACATCCTGGACCTGCAAATTGCTTTAGACTCACACCCCAGTATTGTCAGCCTCCATCACCAGAGACCAGGACCAAATCCTTCCTCCAGAACTCCTCTGACTACCTTAAACACAGACATCAGCATCTTGTCATTACAG GCATCTGAATTCCCTTCAGAATTAATGTCAAATGACAGCAAAGCACTTTGTGGCTAA